TCACGATCAAGCCTTCCTGCGGCATAGACTTCTTTGATGTCAATAAAATCGGCGAGAGTTTGACGGTTTTGATCGTCGGTAAACTGACATAAAACATCAAACGGCTTATTGAACAGTACGACCTTGACCTGATCTGGCGAGAGTCTTGGTTTGATAGCTCGTTTAGAGCCGGGGCGCTTACTGGTAGGGCGCTTAGCATGACCTGGTTTTGCTGTATGTGTTCGGGTTTTCGGGCGCGGAGCGGGCATAATGATGAATTTAGCTAATAGTGCAATGGCGGGAGTGTAGCAAAAATTAGCGCTAAAGAAAAAAGGTGGCCGTCGGGCCACCTTTTTTTGAACACGTAACGAATTAAGCCATGCTGGCTAGTACGTCGTTAAATGTTTTGCTCGGGCGCATGGCTTCAGCTGCCTGCGCTTCGTTTGGCTGGAAGTAGCCGCCGATATTCATGGCCTGACCCTGCACATCGTTCAGCTCGCTGACGATGGCCGCTTCGTTGTCTGTCAGACCTTTCGCAACGTCGGTGAACTTGGCTTGTAGCTCTGCATCTTGCGTTTGCTCAGCCAGTGCTTGTGCCCAGTACATAGCCAGATAGAAGTGGCTGCCACGGTTGTCCAGTTCTTTCACTTTACGTGAAGGAGACTTGTTCTCGTCTAGGAATTTACCGGTTGCCGCATCCAAAGTATCAGCCAGTACTTGTGCCTTGCTATTACCAGTTGCCTGGCTCAGGTGTTCAAGAGACGCTGCCAGTGCCAGGAATTCACCCAGTGAATCCCAGCGCAGGTGGTTTTCTTTTTCGAACTGCTGAACGTGCTTAGGTGCAGAGCCGCCCGCACCTGTTTCGAACAGGCCGCCGCCATTCATCAGTGGAACGATAGACAGCATTTTCGCACTGGTGCCCAGCTCAAGGATTGGGAACAAGTCTGTCAGGTAGTCACGCAAAACGTTACCCGTTACAGAGATAGTGTCTTTGCCATCTTTCATACGTGCCAGTGAGAACTTAGTGGCTTCAACTGGCGCCAGGATGTGAATTTCCAGGCCGTCAGTGTCATGCTCTGGCAGGTAGGTATTTACTTTCTTGATCAGTTCTGCATCGTGTGCACGGTTTTCGTTCAACCAGAATACCGCAGGGGTATTAGAAGCGCGTGAACGGTTAACCGCCAGCTTAACCCAGTCTTTGATAGGCGCATCTTTTACCTGACACATACGCCAGATATCGCCTTGCTCAACGTCGTGTTGCAGCAATACGTTACCAGCCTGGTCAACTACGCGAATTTGACCCGCTGCAGGTGCTTCGAATGTTTTGTCGTGCGAGCCGTATTCTTCGGCCTTTTGTGCCATCAGACCAACGTTAGGGATAGTGCCCATGGTACGCGGGTCAAATGCACCGTGCTCTTTACAGAACTCGATTGTTGCCTGGTAAACACCAGAGTAGCAACGGTCCGGGATCACAAAGCTGGTGTCTTGTTGCTTGCCTTCAGCATTCCACATTTGACCGCTGGTGCGGATAGCGGCAGGCATTGACGCATCGATGATCACATCGCTTGGTACGTGCAGGTTAGTGATGCCACGGTCAGAATCAACCATAGCGATGCTTGGACGTACATCATAAACCGCAGCAAGATCGGCTTCGATTTCTGCGCGTTTTGCGTCGTCCAGATTGGCCAGCTTGTTATAAACGTCGCCGATACCATTATTAACATCCACACCCAGCTTTTCGAAAGTTTCGCTGTGCTTGGCAAATACTTCTTTATAGAAGACTTTTACAGCGTGGCCGAAGATGATTGGATCAGAGACCTTCATCATGGTCGCTTTCATGTGCAGTGAAAACAATACGCCTTTTTCTTTGGCTGCTTCTACTTCAGCTTCCAAGAAGCTGCGTAGTGCTTTAACGCTCATGCGTGACGCATCAATGATTTCACCAGCAAGCAAAGGTGTGCTTTGCTTAAGGACAGACACCGTGCCGTCAGCAGCAACGTGCTCGATGCGAACGTCGGTCGCTTCGGCAATGGTTGTTGACTGCTCTGAACCAAAGAAATCACCTTCGCTCATGCTGGCAACATAAGATTGTGAGTCTTTCGACCAGGCACCCATTGAGTGTGGGTTTTTGCGCGCGTACGCTTTAACAGAGGCAGGAGCACGACGGTCAGAGTTACCTTCACGCAGTACCGGGTTTACCGCACTACCTTTGATTTTGTCGTAAGTTGCTTTGATCTGCGCTTCTTTATCGTCTTTTGGTTCTTCCGGGTAGTCAGGGAGGGCGTAGCCTTTTTCCTGAAGCTCTTTGATAGTGGCTTTTAACTGAGGGATAGACGCACTGATGTTAGGGAGTTTGATGATATTGGCTTCTGGCGTTTTCGCCAGCTCGCCCAGCTCTGCCAAGGCGTCACCAATTCGTTGCTCTTCGCTCAGAAATTCTGGGAAGTTAGCAATGACACGGCCCGCCAGTGAAATATCACGGGTTTCAACTTCAACACCAGCCGCTTTGGTGTAAGCCTGGATAACTGGCAATAAAGAATAAGTTGCCAGAGCCGGCGCTTCATCTGTTTTAGTGTAAATAATTTTTGATGTCATCATCATTCCTAGATAGTTTAGGGCTAAATAGCCGTTCAACAAAGCAAAAGCTTGCTATTCAAGGACGTATCCGCATACACGATCTTTATTCAACCATCAGTTTGTTGACCACAATAAGAGATCATCAAACTGCTGGTTGAGTTCGGCATATAGCAAGTTTGTTAGGTATTGTTACTCACAGGCACAATAAAAATATCTAACACACCTGACGTACCTTTTGGCATACCAGATCAGTTGGCTCGTTTGACACCGGCGGGGATTGTATCAACCAAATGACTAAGTCGCTAATGCAATTTAATAAACATATAAAATTTTATGAACTAAGATGGAAGAAATGAGACTAATTGATGAAGGGGATTAAGCGAGCAACAAATGTAACCCGCTTTGAGTGTGCCAAAATATTGCAATCCTACACAACTTCGTCCGCAAGCGGTGCGATGTTGGTAGCGTGCAGGCCTTTGGGACCTTCTTGCAGATCGAATGTTACATCCTGACCAGCTTTAAGCGTTTTGTATCCATCCATTACAATCGTGGAGTAATGGGCAAAGATATCTTCCTCGCTGCCGTCTTCTACGATGAAACCAAACCCTTTGGCATTGTTGAACCATTTGACTTTTCCGCAAGCCATACTTCTACATCCTTCTATAAGTTGACTAAATTAAGTTAATCTAACCTTTGAAATTTGCTAAGCTGCCCATATGATTAATATGTCCAGCTAGGTAAAGACTGTAGTTTATTTGGCCAGACAGTCAAGTTTTTAAAGCGATTTTTTAACAATTTATTTATTTTTCAATTCAAGTTGCTTGAGTTGATAAGACAAGACTATATTTTATGAGTGGGACAAACGAATCTGGTGTGGTTGACGCGGTCCGCGAGGAACAGAAACAAAAGTTGCAGCCGCCGCGCAAGTACAAAGTGATTTTAAACAATGACGATTACACACCTATGGATTTTGTCATTGAAGTTTTAATGACATTTTTCAATATGGATAGCGAAAGAGCAACTGATGTGATGTTGAAAGTACATCACGAGGGAAAAGCGGTATGTGGACTGTACCCTGCCGACATTGCCCATACAAAGGCTGAGCAGGTAAATCGATATGCTCGGGATCACGAGCACCCGCTGCTCTGTAGTTGTGAGCAGGAATGACCTTATATATTCTCGTTGGGGGTTGCCAATGCTAAATAAAGACTTAGAAATTACTCTGAATACCGCATTTCGTGAGGCAAGAAATCGTCGTCACGAATTTATGACGGTAGAACATTTACTGCTCGCATTGATTGATAACCCGTCCGCCAGTGAAGCATTGAACGCTTGTGGCGTTGACACAGAAGGGCTAAAACGGGAACTGTCGGAGTTCATTGATGAGACCACTCCGGTAATTCCAGACTTGGAAGAAGACCGCGAAACACAGCCTACGCTGGGTTTTCAGCGTGTTTTACAACGTGCGGTTTTTCACGTGCAATCATCCGGACGCAACGAAGTGACCGGTGTTAACGTGCTGGTGGCGATTTTCTCTGAGCAAGAAAGTCAGGCTGTTTATCTGCTGAAAAAAGCAGATGTGAGCCGCCTGGATATTGTCAACTATATCAGCCACGGCATTTCTAAATCTGACGATGAAGCTGAGCCGGAAGACAATGAAGAAGCGCATGAAGAAAGTCATGAAACAGCGTCTGAAGAAAAAACCAAACTGGAGAACTTTACAGCCAATTTGAATGTGCTGGCCAAAGCCGGACAAATTGATCCGCTGGTCGGGCGCGATCAGGAAGTAGAGCGGACCATTCAGGTCTTATGCCGCAGAAAGAAAAACAATCCACTGTTGGTCGGCGAGGCCGGAGTGGGTAAAACCGCAATTGCCGAGGGGCTGGCTTATCGTATTGTCAATGAGCTGGTGCCTGATGTGATTGCTGATGCGGTGGTGTACTCACTTGATATGGGTGCCTTACTTGCTGGTACTAAGTATCGTGGTGACTTTGAAAAACGTTTCAAAGCCTTGCTCAAAGAATTACAAGCAAAGCCCAATGCAATTTTATTCATCGATGAAATCCACACCATTATCGGTGCGGGGGCGGCATCGGGCGGCGTGATGGACGCCTCAAACCTGATCAAGCCACTATTGTCGAGCGGTCAGCTACGCTGTCTTGGTTCAACCACTTACTCTGAATTCAAAAATATTTTTGAAAAAGATCGTGCTCTGGTACGTCGTTTCCAGAAAATTGATATTGTAGAGCCGAGTGTTGCCGATACTGCCAAGATCCTTAGCGGTCTGAAAGAACGTTACGAGGAACATCACGGCATTCGTTATACACAAAAAGCCTTGAAGGCCGCTGCTGAGCTGAGCGCAAAATACATTAATGAACGGCATTTGCCTGATAAAGCCATTGATGTGATTGACGAAGCCGGTGCCAACCAGCGTCTGTTACCTGCCTCGCGGCGCAAGAAAACCATAGGTGTCGCAGACATAGAACAAATTGTGTCTAAGATTGCGCGTATTCCGCAGCAGAATGTCTCTTCCAGCGATAAAGAAGTGCTTAAGAACCTAGATCGTAACCTGAAGATGCTGGTGTTCGGCCAGGATGAGTCAATTGATGCGTTGACTTCGGCGATCCGTTTATCACGCTCAGGCCTTGGCAGTGAGGACAAGCCAATTGGCTCATTCCTGTTTGCCGGACCTACTGGTGTGGGTAAAACTGAGGTGACCAAGCAGCTGGCCAAGTGTATGGGCATAGAGTTCGTACGTTTTGATATGTCCGAGTACTCAGAGCGCCACGCAGTGAGTCGATTGATTGGTGCGCCTCCGGGCTATGTTGGTTTTGAACAGGGCGGTTTGCTGACAGATTCAGTGATCAAACACCCACACTCTGTGGTACTGCTGGACGAAATCGAAAAAGCCCATCCAGACATTTACAACATTCTGTTGCAGGTGATGGATCATGGCACACTGACCGATAACAATGGTCGTAAAGCCGATTTCCGCAATGTGATTGTAGTAATGACAACCAATGCGGGTGTGCAGGAAACAGTGCGTCAGTCTATTGGCTTCCAGGAGCAGGACCATTCGCACGATGCCATGGTTGAGATCAACAAGGTGTTTACTCCTGAGTTCAGAAACCGTCTGGATAACATTATTTGGTTCAACCACCTTGAAAAAGACGTTATTTTGCAGGTTGTTGATAAATTTATTGTTGAGCTACAAGCACAGCTGGATAAGAAATCAGTTTGCCTTGATTTGACCAATGAAGCCAGAGACTGGTTAGCAGACATTGGCTACGATAAGTCGATGGGTGCGCGTCCTATGGCGAGGGTCATTCAGGATAACCTTAAGAAGCCACTGGCCAACGAGATCTTGTTTGGTGAGCTGGTAGACGGGGGAACGGTTACTATCTCGGTTAAAGATAAGAAGCTGGCATTTAAGTTTGAGTCCAATGTGGCTGAGCCTGCTTAATATAACGGCCAAACAACAAAAAGCCCGGTACTAGCCGGGCTTTTTGTTTTAATCGTCTCTTGTCCACGGTTACCTGATGGGTAAGCGTATCTGAGCTGGGCGAATTAACGCGCGCGGAAGACGATACGTCCTTTGCTCAGATCATAAGGTGTCATTTCAACAGTCACCTTGTCACCGGTCAAAATACGGATGTAGTTTTTGCGCATTTTGCCAGAGATATGTGCCACAACTACGTGACCATTTTCTAATTCAACACGGAACATAGTATTTGGTAAAGTGTCAAGGACCGTGCCTTGCATTTCAATAACGTCTTCTTTCGCCATGGGGAGCGTATCACCTCTTTGATAAGTTTAACGGTGCAGATTTTGCCGAAAAGCGCGCGATAAGTAAAGGCAGGAGCGCTTATTTTTGTAATCTAAATGTTGACCCAGACATCACTTTTGAACTGTTGTGCAGGTAAATATTGCTGCTTGTAGCGCATTTTGGGGCAAGCATCTATCTGATAGCCAAGATAGAGATAGGCTTTGGCATGCTGGCGTGCAAACTCCAATTGCGCCATGATCATCACAGTCCCCAGGCTTAAATCAGCGTAGTCGGGGTCAAAAAAAGTATAGATGGCGGACAAAGCGGTTGGCATGGTGTCGGTCACTGCAACCGCTATCAATTGCTCTTTGTGCCACAGTTCAATAAAGGTAATGGGCAGCCAACGACAAAATAAGAAGCTTTCGTACTGCAACCGGTTAGGCGGGTACATAGAGCCGTCACTATGGCGCATGGTGATGTACTTTTCGTATAACTGGTAATAATCTGTTTGCTCCTGAGTGTTGTACTCGAAGCGAAATTCTGAGTTTATTTTATTCCATTTGCGTTTTTGTGAACGTGAGGGCACATAGGCGTCGGCCAGCACCCGCACCGACTGACAGGCATGACACGCAGGGCAGTGAGGGCGATATATTTGATCACCACTGCGGCGAAAGCCAAACGACAGCAAGGTCTCAAAGCGTGACGGTGTATAGCAGTTGCTATCCAGAATCACCAATAGCTGTTCTTTCTTATCAGCCAGGTAGCTGCAATCAAACTGCTGGCTCAGGCCAATTTTTGAAGGGAAATGTTCAGTCATATATCGCCCTCAGTGGTTGCGGATGCCACATCGTTTCAGGCACTTGATAATGGCTTGCTGCTTTAAGTTTAGCTAAAAATTCTTTTCTTGAAATGACTTTTGCACCTAAAGACAGCAAATAAGGGTTTTCCAGCTGACAATCTATAAAATGGGCATTATGCCTTTTGAGCCAGTTAACCAATGCCCACATCGCCAGCTTAGAGGCGTCGGGTATACGGTAGAACATTGATTCACCGCAAAAAACGCCATTTAACATGACACCATACAAGCCACCAATCAAGGCCTCTTCATGCCACACTTCGACACTGTGAACGAATCCTTCTTCATGTCCTTTAAGATAAGCGCCAAGCATGGCACTGTTTATCCAGGTACCTTCTTTATCCAGCCGCTGTTCTCTGCATGCCTTAATGACTTGCTCAAATGCTGTGTTAACGGTAATTCTTGGCGCCAGTTTGCGCGCTGTTTTTTTCAGTGAACGGCTGACATGAAATTCATTTAGATCCAAAATTCCTCGCTCACTGGGCGTCCACCACATGATCGGCTCGCGCTCATTAAACCACGGAAAAATACCTTGCTGATAAGCGCGGCGCAGTCTTGCGGTACTCAGGCATCCGCCAACGGCGAGTAAGCCATCGGGGTCTTTTAGTGCAAAATGGCAGGGGGGAAAACAAAGTCGGTTGAAGACAGGTGAAACAATTGCTGAGTCATATTCGCGGTTCTGAATTACAAACTAAAAACCTCAGGGATGACGTTAGTTTAACCTATTTTTGATGTGACGTGGGGATTTTATGGTTGAAGGCGTGCTGGTAAGCGCACGCCTTCAAGCCTCTGTTACTTAAGGTTATCTAAGTAACGCTCAGCAT
The Pseudoalteromonas viridis DNA segment above includes these coding regions:
- a CDS encoding NADP-dependent isocitrate dehydrogenase; this translates as MTSKIIYTKTDEAPALATYSLLPVIQAYTKAAGVEVETRDISLAGRVIANFPEFLSEEQRIGDALAELGELAKTPEANIIKLPNISASIPQLKATIKELQEKGYALPDYPEEPKDDKEAQIKATYDKIKGSAVNPVLREGNSDRRAPASVKAYARKNPHSMGAWSKDSQSYVASMSEGDFFGSEQSTTIAEATDVRIEHVAADGTVSVLKQSTPLLAGEIIDASRMSVKALRSFLEAEVEAAKEKGVLFSLHMKATMMKVSDPIIFGHAVKVFYKEVFAKHSETFEKLGVDVNNGIGDVYNKLANLDDAKRAEIEADLAAVYDVRPSIAMVDSDRGITNLHVPSDVIIDASMPAAIRTSGQMWNAEGKQQDTSFVIPDRCYSGVYQATIEFCKEHGAFDPRTMGTIPNVGLMAQKAEEYGSHDKTFEAPAAGQIRVVDQAGNVLLQHDVEQGDIWRMCQVKDAPIKDWVKLAVNRSRASNTPAVFWLNENRAHDAELIKKVNTYLPEHDTDGLEIHILAPVEATKFSLARMKDGKDTISVTGNVLRDYLTDLFPILELGTSAKMLSIVPLMNGGGLFETGAGGSAPKHVQQFEKENHLRWDSLGEFLALAASLEHLSQATGNSKAQVLADTLDAATGKFLDENKSPSRKVKELDNRGSHFYLAMYWAQALAEQTQDAELQAKFTDVAKGLTDNEAAIVSELNDVQGQAMNIGGYFQPNEAQAAEAMRPSKTFNDVLASMA
- the cspD gene encoding cold shock domain-containing protein CspD, giving the protein MACGKVKWFNNAKGFGFIVEDGSEEDIFAHYSTIVMDGYKTLKAGQDVTFDLQEGPKGLHATNIAPLADEVV
- the clpS gene encoding ATP-dependent Clp protease adapter ClpS — its product is MSGTNESGVVDAVREEQKQKLQPPRKYKVILNNDDYTPMDFVIEVLMTFFNMDSERATDVMLKVHHEGKAVCGLYPADIAHTKAEQVNRYARDHEHPLLCSCEQE
- the clpA gene encoding ATP-dependent Clp protease ATP-binding subunit ClpA gives rise to the protein MLNKDLEITLNTAFREARNRRHEFMTVEHLLLALIDNPSASEALNACGVDTEGLKRELSEFIDETTPVIPDLEEDRETQPTLGFQRVLQRAVFHVQSSGRNEVTGVNVLVAIFSEQESQAVYLLKKADVSRLDIVNYISHGISKSDDEAEPEDNEEAHEESHETASEEKTKLENFTANLNVLAKAGQIDPLVGRDQEVERTIQVLCRRKKNNPLLVGEAGVGKTAIAEGLAYRIVNELVPDVIADAVVYSLDMGALLAGTKYRGDFEKRFKALLKELQAKPNAILFIDEIHTIIGAGAASGGVMDASNLIKPLLSSGQLRCLGSTTYSEFKNIFEKDRALVRRFQKIDIVEPSVADTAKILSGLKERYEEHHGIRYTQKALKAAAELSAKYINERHLPDKAIDVIDEAGANQRLLPASRRKKTIGVADIEQIVSKIARIPQQNVSSSDKEVLKNLDRNLKMLVFGQDESIDALTSAIRLSRSGLGSEDKPIGSFLFAGPTGVGKTEVTKQLAKCMGIEFVRFDMSEYSERHAVSRLIGAPPGYVGFEQGGLLTDSVIKHPHSVVLLDEIEKAHPDIYNILLQVMDHGTLTDNNGRKADFRNVIVVMTTNAGVQETVRQSIGFQEQDHSHDAMVEINKVFTPEFRNRLDNIIWFNHLEKDVILQVVDKFIVELQAQLDKKSVCLDLTNEARDWLADIGYDKSMGARPMARVIQDNLKKPLANEILFGELVDGGTVTISVKDKKLAFKFESNVAEPA
- the infA gene encoding translation initiation factor IF-1, giving the protein MAKEDVIEMQGTVLDTLPNTMFRVELENGHVVVAHISGKMRKNYIRILTGDKVTVEMTPYDLSKGRIVFRAR
- a CDS encoding arginyltransferase, producing MTEHFPSKIGLSQQFDCSYLADKKEQLLVILDSNCYTPSRFETLLSFGFRRSGDQIYRPHCPACHACQSVRVLADAYVPSRSQKRKWNKINSEFRFEYNTQEQTDYYQLYEKYITMRHSDGSMYPPNRLQYESFLFCRWLPITFIELWHKEQLIAVAVTDTMPTALSAIYTFFDPDYADLSLGTVMIMAQLEFARQHAKAYLYLGYQIDACPKMRYKQQYLPAQQFKSDVWVNI